GGCTGTTGCAGCACTTTAGCACAAATCTCATTATCATCGAGGCAGTCATGATCACGGTATTTTAACTTAATTACGTCAGTATATTGTACCCGCTCAGTAACAACTTCTGTTTTCGTGTTATCATTATACGAGTACCATAAGTTGATATCATAGTAACCATGAATCTCTACTGTCTTACCTACTTTTTTCGCGTTGTATTTATGGTTGATAATCCAACAGCCAAGAATACTTGTTGGACTATGCGCCGGGCTAATCGTATGATTGGACTGGGTGAATTTACGTCCTTTTGCGACTACGGCCTTCGTTATTATCTCTCTATATTCTCCCATTTCGCGCGAACCCTCCTCATTCAGTTTCATTTCATCCTATGCTAATTTATAGACTAGTGTGATATATAATTTTGTGAATGCTGGTTAAAAGTTTAGTCATAGTTCATTTTATGCGGGATTTATTGGTGTGTGCCTCTATAGCCCGTACTTATAAAATGGAGGTGTATTATACAGATTGCATTGAAGGAGTATAGTCGAACACCCATAAAGAAAAAGAGGCTGACTCTAATGAGAGTCAGCCTCTATAATTAATATTTAATGTTGATGATCACAATCATCATGGCCATCGCAAGATCCGCCATTTTTTAGACTGGAACCTGTTTCGCCTGCTAAGACATCGCCACCTGTTGAAATAATAATTTCATCAGTGACAGTATTAGAAATCGTTGATGCAATTAATTGCAACAATTCATTCACTTCCAATTGAGATTGCTTGAAATCCTGAACTACAGGAATTTCATCTAATTCTTGCTCAATTGAAGCAATCTTGTCTTCCACGCGCTTTAATGCTTCTGGTTTTCCGTAATGTTGAAGATTTACTGCCTGTTTTTGTAATCCTTTAATATCTGAGATTAATGTTTTTACTTTTGGATTCTCATGAATGTGAGCTTCTGCTCGTTTAAATAAATCAACTTCCTCAGTTTCCGCTATCATACGTGCAAGTTCTGTTGCACGAGCGACGATATCATCTTTTGTATACTTCGCCACTTTACTTCACCTCTGCTGGTTCTAATTCTTCCACCATTTCTCCGTTTAATGACCATGTTTTTGCTTCTGTAATTTTCACCTTGATAATTTTACCGATTGTAGACTTTGGTGCAACAACATTGACAAGCTTATTTCTTGTTGTATAACCCGCAAGCACCTCAGGATTGTTCTTACTCTCTCCTTCGATCAGTACATCAAGGATCTGGCCTTCATGCTTTTTCATTGCTTCTAATGATAGGTCATTTACAAGCTTATTTAGACGCTGAAGGCGTTCTTTCTTAACTTCCATTGGGACATTATCTTCCATCTTGGCAGCAGGTGTGCCTTCACGTGGAGAATAAATAAATGTATAAGCCAATTCATACCCTACTTCACGGTAGAGCGACATTGTCTCTTCAAACTGCTCGTCCGTTTCATTTGGATATCCCACAATAATATCAGTGGTCAAAGCAACATTTGGAATCGCCGCTTTAATTTTTCTAACAAGCTCTAAATATTGTTCTCTTGTATATTTACGAGCCATAATTTTTAATACATCAGTTGAACCTGATTGGACCGGCAAGTGGATATGATCCATTAAGTTGCCGCCTTTAGCTAGAACTTCAATTAAATGATCATCAAAATCACGAGGATGGCTTGTTGTAAAACGAATTCTTGGAATATCAATTTTACGTAATTCATCCATTAGGTCACCTAGACCGTAGTTCATTCCTTCTAAATCTTTACCATAGGCATTCACGTTTTGACCTAAGAGTGTAACCTCCTGATAACCCTGTGCTGCCAAATGACGTACTTCCTGAATGATTTCTTCTGGTCTACGGCTGCGCTCCTTACCGCGTGTATACGGAACAATACAATACGTACAGAACTTATCACAGCCATACATAATGTTAACCCATGCTTTAATCTTACCACGACGTACTTTAGGAAGGTTTTCAATAACGTCTCCTTCCTTAGACCATACCTCTACAACCATCTCTTTTGACATATATGCCTCATGAAGGATGTGTGGCAGACGATGAATATTATGAGTACCAAAAATCATATCAACTTGGTTATATGTCTTTAAAATCTTGTTAACAACGGACTCTTCCTGAGACATACATCCACAAACACCTAAAAGTAAATCCGGTTTTTCCAATTTTAGTGCTTTGAGATGCCCTAACTCGCCAAACACCTTATTTTCTGCATTTTCACGAATCGCACAAGTATTTAGCAAAATTACATTTGCATCTTCCGTGCTGTCAGTCGGCTCGTACCCTAATGCTAAAAAGATCCCAGCCATAACCTCTGTGTCATGCTCGTTCATTTGACATCCATACGTACGGATGTAAAACTTTCTACCTTCTCCCATGCCTCGAAACTCTTCTGGAATTGCAAAATCATTGTGATACTTTACTTCTTCTTTGCCACGTTTCTTTGCTTCTTTTAATGAAGGTGCGGTAATAACCTGTTCAAAATACTTGCTGTAATCCTTGGCGGATTTTTTGTCCGAAGAATTAGCTGCTTCTATTTGTTGACTTTCTAGACGTTGCTTTTCATTCATTTGGTTCAAAATCCCCTTTCTTACATAATTAACATCAACAGATGGCTTGTATTATTGTTCATTATTACAATATGTGCTCGAAATAATAACATTTTTGGGTAATCTGCACATTATTATAGTATAAAGGTTTACGCTAATGAAAACAATAGAAATCCCTGTAAACTGGCCGTTTCAGAGGACTTTACTAATCAACTAAAATAAAAAATATCCTAATTAATAATTGTAATGGGAACCAAGCAAAATATATGTGATATAGTTCACTATTTAGCCATAAAAAATCCCGAGGAACGATTTCCTCGGGATCCCTGCTGATCATTACATAAATTCAGCAACTAATTTATCAAAATAATTTTGGTCTAAATTCAGTTCCGCTTGTGTTAACGGAGACTCTGAGTACCCGTTAATTAATTCTTGGTATGATTGACGTTCTGTATTTTGATAGATT
The window above is part of the Bacillus sp. SORGH_AS_0510 genome. Proteins encoded here:
- a CDS encoding outer spore coat protein CotE; its protein translation is MGEYREIITKAVVAKGRKFTQSNHTISPAHSPTSILGCWIINHKYNAKKVGKTVEIHGYYDINLWYSYNDNTKTEVVTERVQYTDVIKLKYRDHDCLDDNEICAKVLQQPNCVEAVISPNGNKIIVHVEREFLVEVIGETKVCVRVSSEGCKDCDDEWGLDVDDEEFEDLNPEFLVGSEEE
- a CDS encoding RicAFT regulatory complex protein RicA family protein, with the translated sequence MAKYTKDDIVARATELARMIAETEEVDLFKRAEAHIHENPKVKTLISDIKGLQKQAVNLQHYGKPEALKRVEDKIASIEQELDEIPVVQDFKQSQLEVNELLQLIASTISNTVTDEIIISTGGDVLAGETGSSLKNGGSCDGHDDCDHQH
- the miaB gene encoding tRNA (N6-isopentenyl adenosine(37)-C2)-methylthiotransferase MiaB, whose protein sequence is MNEKQRLESQQIEAANSSDKKSAKDYSKYFEQVITAPSLKEAKKRGKEEVKYHNDFAIPEEFRGMGEGRKFYIRTYGCQMNEHDTEVMAGIFLALGYEPTDSTEDANVILLNTCAIRENAENKVFGELGHLKALKLEKPDLLLGVCGCMSQEESVVNKILKTYNQVDMIFGTHNIHRLPHILHEAYMSKEMVVEVWSKEGDVIENLPKVRRGKIKAWVNIMYGCDKFCTYCIVPYTRGKERSRRPEEIIQEVRHLAAQGYQEVTLLGQNVNAYGKDLEGMNYGLGDLMDELRKIDIPRIRFTTSHPRDFDDHLIEVLAKGGNLMDHIHLPVQSGSTDVLKIMARKYTREQYLELVRKIKAAIPNVALTTDIIVGYPNETDEQFEETMSLYREVGYELAYTFIYSPREGTPAAKMEDNVPMEVKKERLQRLNKLVNDLSLEAMKKHEGQILDVLIEGESKNNPEVLAGYTTRNKLVNVVAPKSTIGKIIKVKITEAKTWSLNGEMVEELEPAEVK